TACTACTGTGATATAGAAAGTGTGCCCTCCCCTGTAATGTGTCTTGCACTCTTGCTTGTCCCCTTTGAAAGAGTAGAACTTAAATGTTCTCCATGTGGTATTTACTTGGTTTTTGACCCCTAAATAAACGGGGTCACTCTTTCTGCTTAAATGAAAGATGAAAGGCACTGCTCCCACCAGTTCCTGAAAGAAAATTCCATGCTGTACTTGCCGCTGTATAATGGTCAGACAAAAGATGTTTGTTGTCGCTAGTTTTGTTCTGTGAGCCGTTCAGAGTGTTTCTTTTTAATGATGTTCATCAAGTACAAGAGTAGGTATCTGGAACTAACAGTGTCATAAAGGAATGGAATACTCcgctttccttccttcctctggCTTTGCTATTCATGCAATGGAGAGATCTGTAGTCTGTACACCAAAAGATGAAGATTGCATTTCAGAGCTGAACATCTGGAATCAATGATGTCATGAAGGACTATTGATGTGAGTGCAGGAACGGAATACTTTTGTTACCGTGATGTGATGATGCACGGTTAGTTATTGGCTCCTTGCTTTTGCTCTTGACCATCCAAATCAATTCTGCACCCGGCCGATCGAGTGCAGGAAATGGAAAAGGGGCATATGAACATGATGCTGCACTGACAAATTACACCCATCATGACTGAGTTTAGGTTAAGTTGTAGTACAAGCtatgatggatggatggttGGCGAGAGCTGCTTATGGCTTGATCCTAGGTTAAGAGGAGATGACTAGGGGGCATCATCatcaaggaagaagagatggaGCACCTACTCTACCCAAGTTGGTGCGAGAGAAAGGAGACAACGACCTGGTGCCTCGGTGCCTCCACTGCCACTGACGCTAAGCTTTAGAAGGAGGCGTCAGCTGAATCTTATGAAAGATAGCAACTTTGCTCgtgtttaattaattaaaggaGAGAAAGATCTGCCATTGCGTTGCCGTGCACGTGTCATTAGTCATTATGGGCCATAGCAGAAGAAGATGATCAATCAGTGGAGCATCTGTATTGGAGAGGAAAAATTACGCAAGGGCGTAGACTTTGAAATAAGATGATCGCCTGATGTAAAGCCAGTGACTTTGTACGTTGTTACTGGCAGGTGCGTCACAGTCCAGAGACAACCCATGGTAAATTCATGTACTGGGTAGATACATCTACTAGTACATGTTTTCTTGGTTCCCTCATACTCAAATTTGTTGTTGAATTTTCGACGAAAAGATACTATATACTtgctctctccgttccataattcttatctcaatTGTCCCAAAAttgatgtatttattcttaaaatgcgtctagatacttTTAATATTTCgaaagaattatggaacggagggaatacttaTTTAAAACGAGATATAGTACCTCGCAGGTGTGTTTATGTAAACGAGAAACAGTACTCTCttcgacccatattacttgtctcaaatttgcccaaatatggctgtttatgtctcaaatttggctAAATATGAATCTATCTATGTTtatgtcttaaatttgcccaaatatgaatgtatctatgtttaaaaagcgtctaaatgcATGTGATATTTCGActagtaatatgggtcggagggagtagtaattttGATGCTGGGATCGTAGATTTATTGCCGTTGTAGATTTAACCAGCCTGGAGTCTTTGCGATGCCAACAATCGCGGCAACAAACTAACTGACCAAACAGAAAAGAAGTCCATCCTGCCTACGGACGGACGGACACACGCAACACTTATACACACTTGTTCTTCctcccatcttcttcttcttcttcttcttcttcctccctcccccctccGCCTATCACACACACCACTAGCTAGCTCCctacccggcggcggcggggcgcagCACTAGCCAGCTACAGCGTCctcccgctgccgctgccctaCTCTAATCTCAAGCTGTCCCCTGCCATCAATCATCGGACGCATCGCCCGGAATTAAAGAGGTGGTCTGGTGGTGGTTAGTGGAGGGGAGGGGATCGATTCGATTCGATTCAATACTCTCAGCGAGTCAAAGCGCCActttttttcgttttctttccAATTCGTCCACTGAATTTCGATTGATTGAACAAGAGAGGAAAGCATTCATTGGCTGattggttaatccaaaagGGAGACGCCCCGCCTCCTTTCAGATGGATGTAAGTCGCCCCCTTTTTCCCGCACTGCTTGCTTTCTCCCTGCTTTTTCCCAGTAGATTATCATAATAATCTCTGCATAGCCCGGCGCATAAACACCAACAGACCTAAAGCCTATACTGTTATAGAATCCGATGAATGGACTGCTGCCTTTATTCTGAGATGGATTGATCGATTCACGACTCCACTCCTTTTTGTTTATCCATTTATTATTCTGAGATGGATTGATCAATTCGCTACTCCACTCCTTTTTGTTTAATTATTTATCCAtttattattgttattattttATCAGCAATATTACTACtgttattattatttattattgttcttatatttattttcGGCATCGAAAATCAGACCTAATGatatcttttttattttattatggaTGTGGAGTGCAAAGGAGGAATTACTATTCTTCTCTTTGAAGAACAAATGGATATTTGTAGTGAATAATACTTTTTTTAGAGGCTAcagataaaaaaacaaaattctaACTGTTATACTTTTGCGACGTTGGCGGCTTCCCCTTTTTATAGGCcaccaagcagcagcagcaacagcacgACGAGGAAGCCCTTCCCAACTGTTTACCTTctgcctctgcttcttcttcctgggcgtccacctcttcttcctcctcttgcctGCCTGCTCCAGGGGACACCGACAGGGCGCCGCTACTGCCCACCAAGATGGCTGATGAGAACGGCAAGCAGGGCAGCGCCCGCGTCGACGTCTCCGAGGACACTGCGCACCAGATTAGCGTTGGTAATCGACTCTTCCTTCATGACAACAACAAAACTCAATGGTTGTCGGCTTATGTTAATCTTATACTCTCTCCTTGTTCATCTTTATCACTCTGTTGTCATCAGATATGTTCTGCTATTTCGAAATTAATCCAATGCCACAGcatgacaaaataaaaagaaaatgcagaTTTAATCAGATCGTTCAGTGATGCCTCTCGTCACTGCTTCCAGTAATTGAATCTAGAAACAGTATGATACAAACCATGCAATCCCCTGCTCTGGGTTCAAGGCTGAAAATACACCATGATTCACATCAGGCTCCTTTCAGCTACTGATTGTTTTCTTCTGAATGCAGACCGTATGTCCATGATCTTAAATTATCGCCTACCATTATAGTAACTCAATACAGTATTCCTGTCATTTTTCAGATCCTTGGTATCAAGTTGGATTCGTGCTGACAACAGGAGTCAATAGTGCATATGTTCTAGGATACTCTGGGTCGATTATGGTCCCTTTAGGCTGGATCGGTGGAACATGCGGCTTGATCCTGGCTGCTGCAATATCGATGTATGCAAATGCCCTACTAGGCCGACTTCATGAAATTGGCGGCAAACGCCATATCAGATACAGAGATCTTGCTGGACACATATACGGTACACATTCGGGACACTGCTTGCCTTTTGTTTATCTAATTGTTTACTTACTATATTTATTTGGATTGAACTCAAAATGCAAAAAGATAGTTCttaataaaaatagttttgtgTTCTGCAACATAATTAGTTACCTCTATTTTTGCGACCACAggaagaaaaatgtatgcacTTACTTGGGCTCTACAATATATTAATCTTTTCATGATCAACACCGGCTTTATCATCTTAGCTGGCCAAGCACTAAAGGTATGTTAGCATCTCCACTACCACCTAATCTGGTGAATATGTCCCCTAATTTTCTCTGCCCACTTTCCTAGTTTTGATATTGAAAACTGTTCTGCAAATCCATCTGTTGAATTTCTTTCCAGGGAAAACATTTAAATTTCTTGTGATTGGCAAAGATAAGCCTGTGATGTTTTGTCCTCCAATACTTATTTGTGatttcctttctctctctccaggCAATATATGTACTCTTTAGAGATGATGGACTTCTAAAACTTCCCTACTGCATAGCATTATCTGGGTTTGTCTGTGCACTTTTTGCATTTGGAATTCCTTATCTTTCTGCTCTACGGATTTGGTTGGGATTCTCCACAATTTTCAGTCTAATTTATATTGTGATAGCATTTGTGCTGTCGCTTAGAGATGGTATATCCTTTGGTGCCTTGTTCGCTGCCTTTGCATCTTTAATACCATAATTT
This is a stretch of genomic DNA from Brachypodium distachyon strain Bd21 chromosome 1, Brachypodium_distachyon_v3.0, whole genome shotgun sequence. It encodes these proteins:
- the LOC100841496 gene encoding probable proline transporter 2, with protein sequence MDATKQQQQQHDEEALPNCLPSASASSSWASTSSSSSCLPAPGDTDRAPLLPTKMADENGKQGSARVDVSEDTAHQISVDPWYQVGFVLTTGVNSAYVLGYSGSIMVPLGWIGGTCGLILAAAISMYANALLGRLHEIGGKRHIRYRDLAGHIYGRKMYALTWALQYINLFMINTGFIILAGQALKAIYVLFRDDGLLKLPYCIALSGFVCALFAFGIPYLSALRIWLGFSTIFSLIYIVIAFVLSLRDGITAPAKDYSIPGSQSTRIFTTIGAVANLVFAYNTGMLPEIQATIRPPVVKNMEKALWFQFTVGSLPLYAVTFMGYWAYGSSTSSYLLNSVNGPVWIKMIANLSAFLQTVIALHIFASPMYEYLDTRFGSGQGGPFAFHNVVFRVGVRGGYLTVNTLVAAMLPFLGDFMSLTGALSTFPLTFVLANHMYLMVKGPKLSGFQRGWHWLNVVGFSLLAITAAVAALRLIMADSSTYHLFADM